Proteins found in one Streptomyces sp. CB09001 genomic segment:
- a CDS encoding DMT family transporter: MKNGTRGWILYASLLVLFWGVWGAFSSEPNSRYGYPNEMIYIIWAFTMLIPAYFAMRGKTFDRRPVAAMYGLIAGLTGAGGQLLLFQALADGPAYLIFPLVSLSPVITVLMATVLLRERITRLAVVGVVAALVAIVLLSIPSGGGDSDAHGPWLPMAILICVAWGVQAFCMRKAALVGVNDATTFGWMTISGLLLVPVAFAIMGDFPSGAPWQAPALTAVTQVLNAVGALFLVMAFSRGKATVVAPITNALAPVLTIVLSLAVYQTLPSVWGALGIVLALAGSTLMVYSDEKSGESSVAPAVADGDVSSVGR, encoded by the coding sequence ATGAAGAACGGCACAAGAGGCTGGATCCTGTACGCGTCGCTGCTGGTCCTGTTCTGGGGTGTGTGGGGCGCCTTCTCCAGCGAGCCCAACAGCAGGTACGGCTACCCCAACGAGATGATCTACATCATCTGGGCCTTCACGATGCTCATCCCCGCGTACTTCGCGATGCGCGGCAAGACGTTCGACCGCAGGCCGGTCGCCGCGATGTACGGACTGATCGCGGGCCTGACCGGCGCAGGCGGACAACTGCTGCTGTTCCAGGCGCTCGCCGACGGCCCCGCGTACCTGATCTTCCCCCTGGTGTCCCTGTCCCCGGTGATCACCGTCCTGATGGCGACGGTGCTGCTGCGGGAGCGGATCACCCGGCTCGCCGTCGTGGGCGTGGTCGCGGCGCTGGTGGCGATCGTGCTGCTCAGCATCCCCAGCGGCGGGGGCGACTCGGACGCGCACGGCCCGTGGCTGCCGATGGCGATCCTGATCTGCGTCGCCTGGGGTGTGCAGGCGTTCTGCATGCGCAAGGCCGCACTCGTCGGGGTCAACGACGCGACCACCTTCGGGTGGATGACCATCAGCGGACTGCTGCTGGTTCCGGTGGCGTTCGCGATCATGGGCGACTTCCCGTCCGGGGCTCCCTGGCAGGCGCCGGCGCTCACCGCGGTGACCCAGGTCCTCAACGCGGTCGGCGCGCTGTTCCTGGTCATGGCGTTCAGCCGGGGCAAGGCCACCGTGGTCGCCCCCATCACCAACGCACTCGCCCCGGTTCTCACCATCGTGCTGTCCCTGGCGGTCTACCAGACGCTGCCCAGCGTGTGGGGCGCCCTGGGCATCGTGCTCGCCCTCGCGGGTTCGACGCTGATGGTCTACAGCGACGAGAAGAGCGGCGAGAGTTCCGTGGCACCAGCTGTGGCGGACGGCGACGTGAGTTCCGTCGGACGCTAG
- a CDS encoding class II fructose-bisphosphate aldolase, with protein MPLVPTRELVAKAAVAGRAVAAFNVITLEHAEAITSGAEAAGAPVILQISENAVRFHGGRVEPIARAAAEVGKACDVDVALHLDHVTDPRLLRGAADAGFSSVMFDAGAQPYAENLAATRAAAQWAHGAGLWLEAELGYVGGKPDAPASAHAAGVRTDPQEAARYVADTGVDALAVAVGSSHAMTERSASLDHALIGRLREAVPVPLVLHGSSGVGDDELRRAVRAGIVKVNVGTALNIAFTGAVRETLAARPDLTDPRPYVARGREAMAETVRALLGVVSGRVDV; from the coding sequence ATGCCCCTGGTTCCCACGCGCGAGCTCGTCGCGAAGGCCGCCGTCGCAGGCCGGGCCGTCGCGGCGTTCAACGTGATCACGCTGGAGCACGCCGAGGCGATCACCTCTGGTGCGGAGGCCGCGGGCGCCCCCGTGATCCTGCAGATCAGCGAGAACGCCGTGCGGTTCCACGGCGGCCGGGTGGAGCCGATCGCGCGGGCCGCGGCAGAGGTCGGCAAGGCCTGTGACGTCGACGTCGCACTGCACCTCGACCATGTGACGGACCCGCGGCTGCTGCGCGGGGCGGCCGACGCGGGGTTCTCCTCCGTGATGTTCGACGCCGGGGCGCAGCCCTACGCCGAGAACCTCGCCGCCACCCGCGCCGCGGCGCAGTGGGCCCACGGCGCGGGCCTGTGGCTGGAGGCCGAACTCGGGTACGTGGGGGGCAAACCCGACGCCCCCGCGAGCGCCCACGCGGCCGGGGTGCGCACCGACCCGCAGGAAGCGGCGCGCTACGTGGCGGACACCGGCGTGGACGCGCTGGCCGTCGCCGTCGGCAGCAGCCACGCGATGACCGAACGCTCCGCGTCCCTGGACCACGCACTGATCGGACGACTCCGGGAGGCCGTGCCGGTGCCCCTGGTACTGCACGGTTCGTCGGGAGTCGGGGACGACGAACTGCGGCGGGCCGTCCGGGCGGGCATCGTGAAGGTCAACGTCGGCACCGCCCTCAACATCGCCTTCACCGGCGCGGTCCGCGAGACGCTGGCGGCGCGCCCCGACCTGACGGACCCCCGCCCCTACGTCGCCCGCGGCCGGGAGGCCATGGCGGAGACGGTACGTGCCCTTCTCGGGGTGGTGAGCGGCCGAGTGGACGTGTGA
- a CDS encoding MBL fold metallo-hydrolase, giving the protein MTELVTPSMTMVDALQKDDNMNRTDIAHPDAPRLDEAVPSRYALKVGEIDVTVISDGVLSINPATLATNADQAELSAWLSDNFLPPEVIDYPLNVAVVRSGGRTILVDSGLGTEFPGFPRAGQLAMRLDAAGIDPASVTDVVLTHLHMDHIGGLLVEGLRGRLRTDLRVHLAAAEAEFWQAPDFSRTAMPAQVPETLRKTASRFLDVYRGQLRPFETEFEVAPGVLIRRTGGHTPGHSIIRLESGGERLTFAGDAVFQCGFDQPGWFNGFEHDPEESARVRIRLLTEMAASGEHLMATHLPFPSVCHVAAAGNAFRFVPTVWDY; this is encoded by the coding sequence GTGACCGAACTCGTCACCCCGTCGATGACCATGGTCGACGCTCTCCAGAAGGACGACAACATGAACCGGACCGACATCGCACACCCCGACGCACCGAGGCTCGACGAGGCGGTTCCGTCGCGCTACGCACTGAAGGTCGGCGAGATCGACGTGACGGTGATCAGCGACGGGGTGCTCTCGATCAACCCCGCGACACTGGCCACCAACGCCGACCAGGCCGAGCTGTCCGCCTGGCTCAGCGACAACTTCCTGCCGCCCGAGGTGATCGACTACCCGCTGAACGTGGCCGTGGTGCGCAGCGGGGGCCGGACCATCCTCGTCGACTCCGGGCTGGGTACGGAGTTCCCGGGCTTCCCCCGGGCAGGGCAGCTGGCCATGAGGCTGGACGCGGCCGGGATCGACCCCGCGTCCGTGACCGACGTGGTGCTCACCCACCTGCACATGGACCACATCGGCGGGCTGCTCGTCGAGGGCCTGCGGGGCCGGCTGCGCACGGACCTGCGGGTCCACCTGGCGGCCGCCGAGGCCGAGTTCTGGCAGGCACCCGACTTCTCCCGCACGGCCATGCCGGCACAGGTGCCCGAGACGCTCCGCAAGACCGCCTCGCGGTTCCTGGACGTGTACCGCGGCCAGCTGCGTCCGTTCGAGACGGAGTTCGAGGTGGCGCCGGGTGTGCTGATCAGGCGCACCGGTGGGCACACCCCCGGCCACAGCATCATCCGCCTGGAGTCGGGCGGAGAGCGGCTGACGTTCGCGGGCGACGCCGTGTTCCAGTGCGGGTTCGACCAGCCCGGCTGGTTCAACGGCTTCGAACACGACCCCGAGGAGTCCGCCCGGGTCAGGATCCGGCTCCTGACGGAGATGGCGGCGAGCGGCGAGCACCTGATGGCCACCCACCTGCCGTTCCCGTCCGTCTGCCATGTGGCGGCCGCCGGCAACGCCTTCCGTTTCGTGCCGACCGTCTGGGACTACTGA
- a CDS encoding VOC family protein, giving the protein MTDARGSDSRFGETNARRAPGTPCWVSLMVHGPAATHDFYGALFGWEFRPGPQQLGPYARALLIGREVAGIGQLPPDRQLPTAWTPYFASDDVNRTAETVRLCGGTVGVGPLDAGEAGRMALGSDPAGAVFGIWQAAAHLGTAVAGVPGTPVWNELLTYETARVAKFYETVFGFEPVPDASPGRDYVTLHLDGRPVAGIHGTGEALPRDRGPHWMTYFEVADTDESAARLVELGGHVLSPADDTPHGRVATVADPEGARFALLAVRH; this is encoded by the coding sequence ATGACCGACGCACGGGGATCGGACAGCCGGTTCGGCGAGACGAACGCCCGACGCGCGCCCGGCACGCCCTGCTGGGTGAGTCTGATGGTGCACGGACCGGCCGCCACCCACGACTTCTATGGCGCCCTGTTCGGCTGGGAGTTCCGGCCAGGACCCCAGCAACTGGGCCCCTACGCGCGGGCGCTGCTCATCGGGCGGGAGGTGGCCGGCATCGGGCAGCTGCCCCCGGACCGGCAACTGCCCACCGCCTGGACGCCGTACTTCGCCTCCGACGACGTCAACCGGACGGCCGAAACGGTGCGTCTGTGCGGTGGCACGGTGGGCGTCGGCCCCCTGGACGCGGGCGAGGCCGGCCGCATGGCCCTGGGCTCCGACCCGGCCGGCGCCGTCTTCGGCATCTGGCAGGCGGCCGCCCACCTGGGCACGGCCGTCGCCGGAGTCCCCGGCACACCGGTGTGGAACGAGCTGCTGACCTACGAGACGGCGAGGGTCGCCAAGTTCTACGAGACGGTCTTCGGCTTCGAACCGGTCCCGGATGCCTCCCCCGGTCGCGACTACGTGACGCTCCACCTCGACGGCCGCCCCGTCGCCGGCATCCACGGCACCGGTGAGGCCCTGCCGCGCGACCGGGGGCCGCACTGGATGACGTACTTCGAGGTGGCCGACACGGACGAGTCCGCGGCGCGCCTCGTCGAGCTCGGCGGGCATGTCCTCTCCCCGGCCGACGACACGCCGCACGGCCGGGTGGCCACGGTGGCGGATCCGGAGGGGGCGCGGTTCGCACTGCTCGCGGTGCGACACTGA
- a CDS encoding sulfurtransferase: MNAIISASELVDELAGANPPVLLDVRWQLSTAKAAGAPPFDGRAEYAAGHLPGAVYVDLDRELASAPGVNGRHPLPEVGEFGAAMRRAGVSHGRPVVVYDGGQGWAAARAWWLLRWTGHPNVRVLDGGLPSWEVPLSTDVPAPAAGDFTPAPGATGLLDADGAAALARSGVLFDARAGERYRGEVEPIDPVGGHIPGALSAPTTDNVAPDGHFLPAEELRARFKTLGATEDGAVGVYCGSGVSGAHEVLALAVAGIPAALYVGSWSEWSSDPARPVAVGPDPQ, translated from the coding sequence ATGAACGCCATCATCTCCGCATCCGAACTCGTCGACGAACTGGCGGGCGCCAATCCGCCCGTCCTGCTCGACGTCCGCTGGCAGCTGAGCACGGCGAAGGCGGCCGGTGCCCCGCCGTTCGACGGCCGGGCCGAGTACGCGGCCGGGCATCTGCCCGGTGCGGTCTACGTCGACCTGGACCGCGAACTCGCCTCCGCGCCCGGCGTGAACGGCCGACATCCGTTGCCCGAGGTGGGGGAGTTCGGCGCGGCGATGCGCCGGGCGGGCGTGTCGCACGGGCGGCCGGTCGTGGTCTACGACGGCGGGCAGGGGTGGGCGGCGGCCCGCGCCTGGTGGCTGCTGCGCTGGACGGGTCACCCGAACGTGCGGGTCCTCGACGGCGGGTTGCCGTCCTGGGAGGTGCCGCTGTCGACGGACGTGCCGGCGCCCGCGGCGGGCGACTTCACGCCCGCGCCGGGCGCGACGGGGCTGCTGGACGCGGACGGGGCGGCCGCGCTGGCCCGGTCCGGGGTGCTGTTCGACGCCCGCGCGGGGGAGCGTTACCGGGGCGAGGTCGAGCCGATCGATCCGGTTGGTGGCCACATCCCGGGCGCGCTGTCCGCACCGACGACCGACAACGTGGCCCCTGACGGGCACTTCCTGCCCGCCGAGGAACTCCGGGCACGCTTCAAGACCCTCGGCGCCACGGAGGACGGCGCGGTCGGGGTGTACTGCGGCTCGGGCGTGTCCGGCGCTCACGAGGTGCTCGCCCTGGCGGTGGCGGGAATCCCGGCGGCGCTGTACGTGGGCTCCTGGTCCGAGTGGTCCTCGGACCCGGCCCGGCCGGTCGCGGTGGGGCCGGACCCGCAGTAG
- the sepH gene encoding septation protein SepH, whose amino-acid sequence MPELRVVAVSNDGTRLVLKAADSTEYTLPIDERLRAAVRGDRPRLGQIEIEVESHLRPRDIQARIRAGATAEEVAQMAGIPVDRVRRFEGPVLAERAFMAERARKTPVRRPGENSGPPLGEAVQERLLLRGADKDTVQWDSWRRDDGTWEVLLVYLVAGEPHSASWTYDPPRRLVQAVDAEARALIGESDDLAAPEPSFPFVPRIARLPRDRPLDRTLDREQRERPSLPPPPSEPADDTAATASAERERDSLTSLLEAVPSFRGDLVVPERAPEPVEEPVEEPEVEEPPAPAASAGSAYADVLMPRSVASHRDRLTGSTDRQAEADGVRPGRRAAVPSWDEIVFGTRRKKQD is encoded by the coding sequence ATGCCCGAACTGCGTGTCGTGGCCGTCTCGAATGACGGCACACGGCTGGTGCTGAAGGCTGCGGACAGCACGGAGTACACGCTTCCGATCGATGAGCGGCTCCGTGCCGCCGTGCGCGGCGACCGTCCCCGCCTCGGCCAGATCGAGATCGAGGTGGAGAGCCATCTCCGCCCCCGTGACATCCAGGCGCGTATACGTGCCGGTGCGACCGCGGAAGAGGTCGCCCAGATGGCCGGCATCCCCGTCGATCGCGTACGGCGCTTCGAGGGCCCCGTGCTGGCCGAGCGCGCCTTCATGGCGGAGCGGGCCCGCAAGACGCCCGTCCGCCGTCCCGGCGAGAACTCGGGGCCGCCCCTCGGCGAGGCCGTCCAGGAGCGGCTGCTGCTGCGCGGCGCCGACAAGGACACCGTGCAGTGGGACTCCTGGCGCCGCGACGACGGCACCTGGGAGGTCCTGCTGGTCTACCTGGTCGCGGGCGAACCGCACTCGGCGAGCTGGACGTACGACCCGCCCCGGCGGCTCGTCCAGGCCGTCGACGCGGAGGCACGCGCGCTGATCGGGGAGTCCGACGACCTCGCCGCGCCCGAGCCCAGCTTCCCGTTCGTGCCGCGCATCGCCCGACTGCCGCGCGACCGGCCGCTGGACCGCACCCTCGACCGGGAGCAGCGGGAGCGGCCGAGCCTGCCCCCGCCGCCGTCCGAGCCGGCCGACGACACCGCGGCCACCGCCTCGGCCGAGCGCGAACGCGACTCGCTCACCAGCCTGCTGGAGGCCGTGCCGAGCTTCCGTGGTGACCTGGTGGTGCCCGAGCGCGCTCCGGAGCCGGTGGAGGAGCCCGTCGAGGAACCCGAGGTGGAGGAGCCGCCCGCGCCCGCGGCGTCGGCCGGTTCCGCCTATGCCGACGTGCTCATGCCGCGCTCGGTGGCCAGCCACCGCGACCGCCTCACCGGCTCCACCGACCGCCAGGCCGAGGCCGACGGCGTCCGGCCGGGCCGCCGGGCGGCGGTGCCGAGCTGGGACGAGATCGTGTTCGGCACGCGGCGCAAGAAGCAGGATTAG